In Nicotiana tabacum cultivar K326 chromosome 2, ASM71507v2, whole genome shotgun sequence, the following proteins share a genomic window:
- the LOC107776858 gene encoding protein SODIUM POTASSIUM ROOT DEFECTIVE 2, with amino-acid sequence MKGIDIFCASQAATAICLSMQEASSSSSSSSVIQLGGGNISASRLIDRYNPIIRDSRRISHSSDQPPIFPKPKKKITCSKPSKERQSDYKGDVVKRKSNWSCTKPSEFITPPSSSRYLLSEKDLVDALSDYNDDPVLNSKSCHQVESSPPKPPSSSSCSADQVVVLRVSLHCRGCEKKMRKHLSTMEGVTSFNIDFVAKKVIVTGNVTPLEVLASISKVKNAQLWPPTVASSAPSTKAND; translated from the exons ATGAAAGGAATCGATATATTCTGTGCATCCCAAGCTGCAACTGCCATATGTCTTAGTATGCAAGaagcctcatcttcttcttcttcttcttctgtaatCCAATTAGGCGGCGGCAACATTTCTGCCAGCCGCCTAATCGACCGTTACAACCCCATCATTAGAGATTCGAGAAGAATATCTCATTCTTCTGATCAACCACCCATTTTTCCAAAACCAAAGAAGAAAATTACATGTTCAAAACCATCAAAAGAAAGGCAAAGTGATTATAAAGGTGATGTTGTTAAGAGAAAAAGTAATTGGAGTTGTACAAAGCCTAGTGAATTTATCACCCCACCTAGTTCTTCAAGGTATCTTTTGAGTGAAAAAGATTTGGTTGATGCTTTATCTGATTATAATGACGATCCAGTTTTGAATTCCAAGTCTTGTCATCAAGTCGAGTCTTCTCCTCCAAAGCCACCATCTTCTTCCTCATGCTCTGCGGACCAG GTGGTGGTTCTAAGAGTTTCACTGCACTGCAGAGGATGtgagaagaagatgaggaaacaTCTCTCTACAATGGAAG GGGTGACATCTTTCAATATAGACTTTGTTGCAAAGAAGGTAATAGTAACTGGGAATGTGACACCATTGGAGGTTCTTGCAAGTATTTCTAAGGTGAAAAATGCACAACTTTGGCCACCTACAGTGGCATCTTCAGCCCCTTCAACCAAAGCTAATGATTAA